A single genomic interval of Bacillus smithii harbors:
- a CDS encoding DNA alkylation repair protein: protein MNSYIQNLVSLYTSHANAEFAEWSKKYMKNQFPFLGIRTPIRRKVTKQFVKEHGVPSNENLEKVIQILWDMPEREYQRAALDLIEMKKKSLRPSDMTWLEKLLVTKSWWDTIDVLSPHIMGYLFQTYPELISRYPDRWIESENIWLQRSAILYQLFYRGKMDDERLFRYILRRAGSNEFFVQKAIGWVLREYAKTRPDSVKNFVARRHELKPLSRREALKHFDNNK from the coding sequence TTGAATTCCTATATACAAAATCTTGTTTCATTATATACCAGCCATGCAAACGCTGAATTCGCTGAGTGGTCAAAAAAATACATGAAAAACCAATTTCCGTTTTTGGGCATTCGAACTCCTATTCGAAGGAAAGTGACGAAACAATTTGTGAAAGAACATGGTGTACCGTCAAATGAGAATCTTGAGAAAGTGATTCAGATACTTTGGGACATGCCCGAGCGCGAATACCAAAGAGCCGCTCTTGACTTGATAGAAATGAAAAAGAAAAGCTTACGCCCATCGGATATGACGTGGTTGGAAAAATTACTCGTCACTAAGTCATGGTGGGATACAATCGATGTACTTTCCCCACATATCATGGGATATTTATTTCAAACATATCCTGAACTGATTTCACGATATCCTGACCGTTGGATTGAAAGTGAAAATATTTGGCTCCAGAGGTCTGCGATATTATATCAACTTTTTTACCGAGGGAAAATGGATGATGAGCGTCTCTTTCGTTATATCTTAAGAAGAGCGGGCAGCAACGAATTTTTTGTTCAAAAGGCGATAGGATGGGTGCTGCGTGAGTATGCCAAAACCCGACCTGATAGCGTAAAAAATTTTGTGGCTCGTCGTCATGAACTCAAACCGTTGAGCAGAAGGGAGGCATTGAAACATTTTGACAATAATAAATAA
- a CDS encoding class I SAM-dependent methyltransferase has protein sequence MNSLKRKGNYGIDAPFIPLSYALIGLVLLISSIVLIYRSHIWAFWLLVYSLFLLTCAFFFLHTSMKGKFEIWENIFSNLNIPENSKILDMGCGHGTVLIMAAKQLGKEGQAVGIDLWRKVDQSGNDRKATEKNAEIENVADKIVLHTADMMALPFQDNIYDYVFSSLAIHNIKNKQGREKAVREAFRVLKPGGTLVIVDIVRTKEYLNVLKDLSAANVSHTLAGWKGWWTGPWMSTNIIVAKKSK, from the coding sequence ATGAATTCTTTAAAGAGGAAAGGAAATTATGGCATTGATGCACCCTTTATCCCACTTTCTTATGCTTTGATTGGTCTTGTTTTGTTGATTTCCAGTATTGTATTGATTTACCGATCCCATATTTGGGCTTTCTGGCTTTTGGTTTATAGTCTCTTTTTGCTGACCTGCGCTTTCTTCTTTTTGCACACATCGATGAAAGGAAAATTCGAAATATGGGAAAATATTTTCTCCAATCTCAATATTCCGGAAAACTCCAAAATACTCGATATGGGATGTGGACATGGAACGGTATTAATTATGGCGGCCAAACAGCTTGGGAAAGAAGGACAAGCGGTAGGTATTGACCTATGGCGCAAAGTGGATCAATCAGGCAATGACAGAAAGGCGACAGAAAAAAATGCCGAAATTGAAAACGTTGCTGACAAAATTGTCCTTCATACAGCCGACATGATGGCCCTTCCCTTTCAAGACAACATATACGATTATGTGTTTAGCAGCCTGGCGATTCATAATATTAAGAATAAGCAAGGCAGAGAGAAAGCCGTACGGGAGGCTTTTCGAGTTTTGAAACCAGGAGGAACATTGGTAATAGTGGATATTGTTAGAACGAAGGAATATCTAAATGTATTAAAGGACCTTTCTGCCGCCAATGTCAGTCATACGCTTGCCGGTTGGAAAGGCTGGTGGACAGGTCCTTGGATGTCAACGAATATTATAGTGGCTAAAAAATCAAAATGA
- a CDS encoding TrmB family transcriptional regulator, which translates to MDKISQELQLLGFNQYQAKAYVSLVHLGMSSAYQISKHSGIPRSRIYEVLEGLEKKGIVVKEDVNGAAQFSPLPVDVFLESIKKQWDVTFSSIKNELKRFEKQEIKADKRVITIKGEENILSFCRILIRRAKHRIILSIWDFMYEQLVDDLREKQQTCSLKGIVFQVENPLKDLVVHRKTDYVEQIGNKKWFIISVDGKEMIYGHPVEQNGNAFYTDDDVHVSLLENYIWHDVLVNRLVQESKENLQPWISAERENFFKMPR; encoded by the coding sequence ATGGATAAAATTTCACAAGAACTCCAGCTGCTTGGTTTTAATCAATACCAGGCGAAAGCCTATGTATCTTTGGTTCATTTAGGGATGTCCAGCGCTTACCAGATTAGCAAACATTCAGGTATACCTCGATCGCGCATTTATGAAGTATTAGAAGGATTAGAGAAAAAAGGGATAGTGGTGAAAGAGGATGTAAACGGAGCTGCACAATTTTCCCCATTACCGGTTGATGTGTTTTTAGAATCGATTAAAAAGCAGTGGGATGTCACCTTTTCATCGATAAAAAATGAATTAAAACGGTTTGAGAAACAAGAGATCAAAGCTGATAAACGTGTGATAACGATAAAAGGAGAAGAAAACATCCTGTCATTTTGTCGTATTCTGATTCGGCGGGCCAAGCACCGAATTATATTGTCCATTTGGGATTTTATGTATGAACAACTAGTAGACGACTTGCGGGAGAAACAGCAAACTTGCAGTCTTAAGGGCATTGTCTTTCAAGTTGAAAATCCTTTAAAAGACTTGGTGGTACATCGGAAGACAGATTATGTAGAACAGATTGGAAATAAGAAATGGTTTATCATTTCTGTCGACGGAAAAGAAATGATTTATGGCCATCCGGTAGAACAAAACGGCAATGCCTTCTATACGGATGATGATGTGCATGTATCGTTATTGGAGAATTACATCTGGCATGATGTACTGGTCAATCGATTGGTTCAGGAGAGCAAAGAAAATTTACAACCTTGGATATCTGCAGAAAGAGAGAATTTTTTTAAGATGCCAAGATAA